One window of the Arthrobacter sp. D5-1 genome contains the following:
- a CDS encoding LacI family DNA-binding transcriptional regulator, with protein MEDVARVAGVSHQTVSRVLNNHPNVSAKTRERVEQAITELGYRRNTAARSLVTRRSQTIGVLGSEMAQYGPSHTLLGVQQAARDAGYFVSVAALREVTPETIKDAVAHFMDQGVDGIVVTVPHPGTFDVLRDITVPVPLVAVGSVGDEHLSGATVDQRQGAKLAVEHLLELGHQRIGHLSGPADWIDAAARIDGWHEALNEAGREPGSLIEGDWSAECGYREGLKIAADRSLTALFVANDQMALGVLRAFNETGVQVPGDISVVGFDDQPESAYFIPPLTTVAQDFEELGQRCIGLLLDRLENGDTVSAATVTPRLVIRATTAPLAG; from the coding sequence ATGGAGGACGTTGCCCGCGTGGCGGGGGTTTCCCACCAGACCGTTTCCCGGGTGCTGAACAACCACCCCAACGTGAGTGCCAAGACCCGCGAGCGCGTTGAGCAAGCCATCACGGAGCTGGGTTATCGCCGAAACACGGCGGCACGCAGCCTGGTGACTCGACGCTCCCAAACCATTGGAGTCCTCGGCAGCGAGATGGCCCAATACGGTCCATCCCACACGCTCCTCGGCGTCCAGCAGGCGGCACGGGATGCGGGCTATTTCGTCAGTGTCGCAGCCCTGCGCGAAGTGACGCCCGAGACCATCAAGGACGCCGTCGCCCACTTCATGGATCAGGGCGTTGACGGCATTGTGGTGACCGTGCCCCACCCCGGCACCTTCGATGTCCTGAGGGACATCACCGTTCCAGTGCCCTTGGTGGCCGTAGGCTCAGTCGGCGACGAACACTTGAGCGGCGCCACCGTCGACCAGCGGCAGGGCGCCAAGCTCGCCGTCGAGCACCTCCTTGAGCTAGGCCACCAGAGGATCGGCCATCTTTCCGGGCCGGCCGACTGGATTGACGCCGCTGCCCGTATCGACGGCTGGCACGAGGCACTGAATGAGGCCGGACGTGAACCGGGATCCTTGATCGAAGGCGACTGGAGCGCTGAGTGCGGTTACCGCGAAGGCCTGAAAATCGCCGCCGACCGTTCCCTGACGGCCCTGTTCGTGGCCAACGACCAGATGGCCCTCGGTGTCCTGCGGGCATTCAACGAGACCGGCGTGCAGGTACCCGGCGACATCAGCGTTGTGGGCTTCGATGACCAACCCGAGTCCGCCTACTTCATCCCGCCGCTGACAACAGTGGCTCAGGACTTTGAGGAACTGGGCCAGAGGTGCATCGGCCTGCTGCTGGACCGCTTGGAGAACGGCGACACCGTTTCAGCCGCCACCGTGACACCGCGTCTGGTCATCCGCGCCACCACGGCGCCGCTCGCCGGCTAA
- the xylB gene encoding xylulokinase, whose protein sequence is MPLVAGIDSSTQSCKVVIRDSATGALVRQGRAPHPEGTEVHPDHWWTALQEAIREAGGLDDVDAVSVGGQQHGMVCLDDSGNVVRPALLWNDTRSAPEAKEMILEAGHGDATAGAEYWASSTGTVPVASLTATKLRWLARNEPENARRTAAVCLPHDWLSWRLAGHGPGDGPASLELLRTDRSDASGTGYFSASNGEYLPDVLESTLGHVPILPVVVGPLDVAGKTPGGALIGPGAGDNAAAGLGVSAAVGDVVISIGTSGTVFAVSDVPAQDVSGLVAGFADATGNFLLLACTLNATRVFDATAALLGVSLAELGTLALSAPEGADGLTLVPYFEGERTPNLPDATGSLHGITVSNYTPANLARAAVEGVLCSLADGLAALQAQGVSAQRIILVGGGAQSEAVQQVAASAFGLPVFVPRPGEYVADGAARQAAGVLTGQLPEWPLDGVDVKPREIGGTAPFLTRYRQYAATAAMR, encoded by the coding sequence ATGCCTCTCGTAGCCGGGATCGACAGCTCCACCCAGTCGTGCAAAGTGGTGATCAGGGACTCTGCCACCGGCGCCTTGGTTCGCCAAGGCCGGGCGCCCCATCCTGAGGGCACGGAAGTCCACCCCGATCATTGGTGGACAGCCCTCCAGGAAGCCATCAGGGAGGCAGGCGGACTGGACGACGTGGACGCCGTTTCCGTGGGCGGCCAGCAGCACGGGATGGTGTGCTTGGACGATTCCGGAAACGTTGTACGTCCAGCTCTCCTATGGAACGACACCCGGTCCGCACCTGAGGCAAAAGAGATGATTCTTGAAGCCGGTCATGGCGATGCCACTGCCGGTGCAGAATACTGGGCATCCAGCACCGGAACCGTGCCGGTGGCATCGTTGACTGCCACCAAGCTCCGCTGGCTGGCCCGGAACGAACCAGAGAACGCCCGGCGCACTGCCGCGGTGTGCCTGCCGCACGATTGGCTGTCCTGGCGGCTGGCCGGCCACGGTCCCGGAGACGGACCCGCATCGCTGGAACTCCTGCGCACCGACCGGTCCGACGCTTCAGGTACGGGCTACTTCTCGGCCAGCAACGGGGAGTATCTTCCCGACGTACTCGAAAGCACGCTCGGCCATGTCCCCATCCTGCCTGTAGTGGTCGGACCTTTGGACGTTGCGGGCAAGACGCCTGGCGGCGCTTTGATCGGACCCGGAGCAGGTGACAACGCAGCAGCAGGCCTGGGCGTCAGCGCCGCCGTCGGGGACGTTGTCATCTCCATTGGAACTTCCGGGACCGTGTTCGCGGTGTCGGACGTTCCGGCGCAGGACGTCAGTGGACTGGTTGCCGGTTTCGCCGACGCCACGGGCAACTTCCTTCTCCTCGCCTGCACGCTCAACGCAACACGGGTCTTTGATGCCACAGCTGCTCTCCTTGGGGTGTCTCTCGCGGAACTGGGAACCCTGGCCCTCTCCGCTCCCGAGGGCGCCGATGGGCTTACTTTGGTGCCGTACTTCGAAGGTGAACGGACACCCAACCTGCCTGATGCAACGGGCTCACTCCACGGCATCACGGTCTCCAACTACACGCCGGCCAATCTGGCCCGTGCCGCCGTGGAGGGTGTGCTGTGTTCACTGGCGGACGGGTTGGCTGCGCTGCAGGCACAGGGCGTCTCCGCTCAGCGCATCATCCTGGTGGGTGGAGGCGCCCAGTCAGAGGCCGTCCAACAGGTGGCTGCTTCGGCCTTTGGACTGCCGGTATTCGTACCCCGGCCCGGCGAGTATGTCGCCGACGGCGCTGCCCGCCAAGCGGCAGGCGTCCTCACGGGCCAGCTCCCTGAATGGCCATTGGATGGCGTGGACGTGAAACCCCGGGAAATCGGCGGGACGGCCCCCTTCCTGACCAGGTATCGCCAGTACGCTGCCACTGCGGCCATGAGGTAA
- a CDS encoding YihY/virulence factor BrkB family protein, with protein MTTQDSAHTSTAKAHTAPSPEDSRKPDSPNDLAKPTWMYIAKRTLREFSKDQCPDAAAGLTYYAVLSLFPALLALVSLIGIFGDAGKTTSSLLDIVQQFAPGPGVDAMRQPIEELTQSNTAGLALVFGILVALWSASGYTTAFSRAMNRVYEVDEGRGFIKLRGTMLAVTIVAVVGAALAAAMLVLSGPVAEAIGGAIGLSETFLTVWNIAKWPVLILVVIVIIAVLYYFTPNVKQPKFRWMSMGSLIALVIFALASLGFGFYVANFSNYNKTYGALAGVIIMLLWLWILNMSLLFGAEFDAEMERGRQLQGGIEAEESIQLPPRDTKKSDKMQEKEDQVIRDGEEIRETHGDEPQKK; from the coding sequence ATGACTACACAAGACTCAGCTCACACCAGCACAGCCAAGGCTCACACCGCGCCTTCCCCCGAAGACTCGCGCAAGCCTGACAGTCCCAATGACCTGGCCAAACCCACGTGGATGTACATCGCCAAGCGGACGCTCCGGGAGTTCAGCAAAGACCAGTGTCCGGACGCTGCTGCGGGCCTGACGTATTACGCAGTCCTCTCCCTGTTTCCAGCCCTTTTGGCGCTGGTTTCCCTGATCGGCATCTTCGGAGATGCCGGCAAGACGACGTCGTCATTGCTGGATATAGTCCAACAGTTCGCGCCGGGGCCCGGCGTTGACGCCATGCGCCAGCCGATCGAGGAACTGACGCAGTCCAACACGGCCGGGCTCGCGTTGGTTTTCGGTATTTTGGTGGCGCTCTGGTCCGCCTCGGGCTACACCACGGCGTTCAGCCGGGCCATGAACCGGGTCTATGAAGTGGACGAGGGCCGCGGCTTCATCAAGCTGCGGGGCACCATGCTCGCCGTTACCATCGTTGCGGTAGTTGGTGCGGCACTCGCAGCGGCCATGCTGGTCTTGAGCGGCCCCGTTGCAGAAGCCATAGGCGGAGCCATCGGTTTGTCGGAGACCTTCCTGACCGTCTGGAACATCGCCAAATGGCCGGTCCTCATTCTGGTAGTCATCGTCATTATTGCGGTGCTGTACTACTTCACTCCCAACGTCAAGCAGCCCAAGTTCCGGTGGATGAGCATGGGCTCCCTGATCGCCTTGGTGATCTTCGCCCTCGCGTCGCTGGGCTTCGGCTTCTACGTTGCCAACTTCAGCAACTACAACAAGACCTACGGCGCCTTGGCCGGCGTCATCATCATGCTGCTGTGGCTCTGGATCCTGAACATGTCCCTGTTGTTCGGTGCGGAGTTCGATGCCGAGATGGAACGCGGACGCCAGTTGCAGGGAGGCATTGAAGCTGAAGAAAGCATCCAGTTGCCGCCGCGCGATACCAAGAAGAGCGACAAGATGCAGGAGAAGGAAGACCAGGTCATCCGGGATGGCGAAGAAATCCGTGAAACCCACGGCGACGAACCGCAGAAGAAATAG
- a CDS encoding ROK family transcriptional regulator has protein sequence MNESAAPGRVGDVRRRNLSLVLDSIARTGDAKPSRAQLAAGTGLTKAAVSSLVADLVESGLVSEVGLYRDGERGRPGQGLELSSRRGVVGMEINVDYLAVGLVDLRGNLRFHSTVESRNRGMASREVMERLRDLVSEAVDTAAAEKVAILGGGLAVPGLVDERRNIVLSAPNLHWENEHLDPGSLLKGAPLGVRLSNEANSAALGELWYGNGPADFLYVSGEVGVGGGVIIGSDLYLGPGGSAGELGHIVVHPEGPACSCGGAGCLETFAGQEAIFEAATIPEGSLAERTEQLLAALAAQDPNALKAVHDAGRYLGVALASSARLMDIDAIVLGGHFALLGEWLRPALLASLDRYAPGLLDPKNLTVSGLEHSGTLLGAAGQVIRSVIESPFEFLLASKLA, from the coding sequence GTGAACGAGTCAGCAGCGCCCGGCCGCGTCGGCGATGTACGCCGTCGAAATCTTTCGCTGGTCCTGGACTCCATTGCGCGGACCGGCGATGCGAAGCCTAGCCGCGCGCAGCTCGCGGCCGGCACGGGGCTCACCAAGGCGGCGGTCTCCAGCCTGGTGGCGGATCTGGTGGAATCGGGACTTGTATCTGAAGTGGGCCTCTACCGCGATGGCGAGCGGGGAAGGCCCGGCCAAGGGCTGGAACTCAGCTCACGCCGTGGCGTGGTGGGGATGGAAATCAACGTTGACTACCTGGCCGTGGGGCTGGTGGACCTGCGTGGCAATCTCCGCTTCCACTCCACCGTTGAGTCACGGAACCGCGGGATGGCATCCCGGGAAGTCATGGAACGCCTGCGGGATCTGGTGTCCGAAGCAGTTGACACAGCGGCGGCCGAAAAGGTCGCCATCCTGGGTGGCGGACTGGCCGTCCCTGGCCTGGTGGATGAGCGGCGAAACATCGTTCTTTCCGCCCCGAATCTGCATTGGGAGAACGAGCACTTGGACCCGGGCTCGTTGCTCAAGGGCGCGCCGCTTGGCGTCCGGCTGTCCAATGAGGCCAACAGCGCCGCTCTTGGCGAGCTGTGGTACGGCAACGGCCCTGCCGACTTCCTCTATGTCTCCGGTGAAGTGGGTGTTGGTGGCGGTGTCATCATCGGCTCGGACCTGTACCTGGGGCCCGGAGGATCGGCGGGCGAACTCGGCCACATTGTGGTCCACCCGGAGGGGCCTGCGTGTTCCTGCGGTGGGGCGGGATGCCTTGAAACGTTCGCCGGCCAGGAGGCCATCTTCGAGGCGGCCACCATTCCCGAAGGCTCCCTGGCCGAACGCACGGAACAGCTTCTCGCCGCTTTGGCCGCCCAGGATCCGAACGCACTGAAGGCAGTTCACGACGCCGGGCGGTACTTGGGGGTCGCGCTCGCCTCCTCAGCCCGTTTGATGGATATTGACGCCATAGTCCTCGGTGGGCACTTTGCGTTGCTGGGGGAGTGGCTGAGGCCGGCGTTGCTGGCCAGTTTGGATCGCTACGCGCCTGGGCTGCTGGACCCGAAAAACCTGACCGTGTCCGGCCTTGAACATTCCGGCACGCTCCTGGGCGCTGCCGGCCAAGTGATCCGGTCTGTGATTGAGTCGCCGTTCGAGTTCCTTTTGGCGAGCAAGCTGGCGTAG
- the xylA gene encoding xylose isomerase — protein sequence MTPQPTPQDRFTFGLWTVGWTGADPFGVATRPALDPVEAVHKLSELGAYGITFHDNDLIPFDASASERDLILKNFKAALAETGLKTPMVTTNLFSHPVFKDGGFTSNDRSIRRFALSKILRNIDLAAELGAETFVMWGGREGSEYDGSKDLSAALDRMKEGVDTAAGYIKEKGYDLRIALEPKPNEPRGDIFLPTVGHGLAFIAQLEHGDIVGLNPETGHEQMAGLNFTHGIAQALWAGKLFHIDLNGQRGIKYDQDLVFGHGDLTSAFFTVDLLENGFPNGGPTYDGPRHFDYKPSRTDGYDGVWESAKSNMSMYLLLKERALAFRADPEVQEALATSGVFELGQPTLNAGETTADLLADASAFETFDADHAAERSFAFVRLNQLAIEHLLGAR from the coding sequence ATGACCCCGCAGCCCACCCCGCAGGACCGCTTCACCTTTGGCCTCTGGACTGTCGGTTGGACCGGTGCCGACCCCTTCGGTGTTGCCACGCGCCCAGCCCTGGACCCGGTGGAAGCAGTGCACAAGCTCAGCGAACTTGGTGCATATGGCATCACTTTCCACGACAATGACCTGATTCCTTTTGATGCCAGCGCTTCCGAGCGCGACCTCATCCTCAAGAACTTCAAGGCCGCTTTGGCTGAGACCGGCTTGAAGACGCCGATGGTCACCACCAACCTGTTCAGCCACCCCGTCTTCAAGGATGGCGGCTTCACCTCGAACGATCGTTCGATCCGCCGCTTCGCCCTGAGCAAGATCCTGCGCAACATCGACCTCGCCGCCGAGCTTGGCGCCGAAACGTTCGTGATGTGGGGCGGCCGCGAAGGCAGCGAATATGACGGTTCCAAGGACCTGTCGGCAGCGCTGGACCGCATGAAGGAAGGCGTGGACACCGCCGCCGGCTACATCAAGGAAAAGGGCTACGACCTCCGGATTGCGCTGGAACCGAAGCCGAACGAACCTCGCGGCGACATCTTCCTCCCCACCGTTGGACACGGCCTGGCATTCATTGCCCAGCTGGAACACGGCGACATTGTGGGCCTCAACCCCGAGACCGGCCATGAGCAGATGGCGGGGCTGAACTTCACCCACGGCATCGCCCAGGCCCTGTGGGCAGGCAAACTCTTCCACATCGACCTGAACGGCCAGCGCGGCATTAAGTACGACCAAGATCTGGTTTTCGGCCACGGCGACCTCACCAGCGCTTTCTTCACGGTGGACCTGCTGGAGAACGGCTTCCCCAACGGCGGACCCACGTACGACGGCCCCCGCCACTTCGACTACAAGCCTTCCCGCACTGACGGTTACGACGGCGTGTGGGAATCAGCCAAGTCCAACATGTCCATGTACCTCCTGCTGAAGGAACGCGCCCTCGCTTTCCGTGCAGATCCGGAAGTCCAGGAAGCCCTCGCCACCTCTGGTGTCTTCGAGTTGGGCCAGCCCACCTTGAACGCCGGAGAAACCACCGCTGACCTGCTGGCTGACGCCAGTGCTTTCGAAACGTTCGACGCCGATCACGCCGCCGAGCGCTCGTTCGCCTTCGTCCGCCTCAACCAGCTGGCCATCGAGCACTTGCTCGGCGCGCGCTAA
- the araB gene encoding ribulokinase has translation MNTSEFLPLDEQFVIGVDYGTLSGRAVVVRVSDGAELGGGVFEYPHAVVTETLPGSSQRLPADWALQVPNDYRDVLRNAVPAAVADAGINPAKVVGIATDFTACTMVPTTADGTPLNELDRFADRPHAFVKLWRHHAAQPQADRINKLAEERGESWLPRYGGLISSEWEFAKGLQLLEEDPEVYGAMDHWVEAADWIVWQLCGSYVRNACTAGYKGIYQDGKYPSEDFLAALNPGFKGFVSEKLEHTIGRLGDAAGYLTEEAAAWTGLPAGIAVAVGNVDAHVSAPAANAVEPGQLVAIMGTSTCHVMNGDVLREVPGMCGVVDGGIVDGLWGYEAGQSGVGDIFGWFTKNGVPPEYHQAATDQGLGIHEYLTELAEKQAIGEHGLIALDWHSGNRSVLVDHELSGVVVGQTLATKPEDTYRALLEATAFGTRTIVDAFRDSGVPVKEFIVAGGLLKNTFLMQVYADITGLQLSTIGSEQGPALGSAIHAAVAAGKYKDIREAAASMAAAPGAVYTPIPENVAAYEVLFQEYKTLHDYFGRGTNNVMHRLKAIQRAAIQGSSHNGPAAQASTLEGASA, from the coding sequence ATGAATACCTCTGAATTCCTCCCGCTGGACGAGCAGTTCGTCATTGGCGTGGACTATGGCACTTTGTCCGGGCGCGCCGTCGTCGTCCGTGTATCGGACGGGGCAGAACTTGGCGGCGGCGTGTTCGAATATCCGCACGCCGTCGTGACGGAAACCCTCCCCGGCAGCAGCCAACGACTCCCCGCCGACTGGGCGCTTCAGGTCCCCAACGACTACCGCGACGTCCTGCGCAACGCTGTTCCGGCCGCCGTCGCCGACGCCGGAATCAACCCGGCCAAGGTGGTGGGCATCGCCACCGACTTCACCGCCTGCACCATGGTTCCGACGACGGCGGACGGCACGCCGCTGAACGAACTGGACCGCTTCGCTGACCGGCCGCACGCTTTCGTGAAACTGTGGCGCCACCACGCAGCCCAGCCGCAGGCTGACCGCATCAACAAGCTCGCCGAAGAACGCGGCGAGTCCTGGCTTCCCCGCTACGGCGGCCTGATCTCCTCGGAGTGGGAGTTTGCCAAGGGGCTGCAGCTCCTTGAAGAGGATCCCGAAGTCTACGGCGCCATGGACCACTGGGTTGAGGCAGCGGACTGGATCGTCTGGCAGCTCTGCGGCAGCTACGTCCGCAACGCCTGCACCGCCGGCTACAAGGGCATCTACCAGGATGGAAAGTACCCGTCCGAGGACTTCCTGGCAGCATTGAACCCCGGGTTCAAGGGGTTCGTGTCCGAAAAGCTGGAACACACCATCGGCCGTTTGGGCGATGCTGCAGGTTATCTGACCGAGGAAGCGGCTGCCTGGACCGGGCTTCCGGCCGGAATCGCAGTGGCCGTGGGAAATGTTGACGCCCACGTCAGCGCCCCGGCCGCGAACGCCGTGGAACCAGGACAGCTCGTAGCCATCATGGGAACGTCCACGTGCCACGTCATGAACGGCGACGTGTTGCGCGAAGTCCCCGGCATGTGCGGAGTCGTGGATGGCGGCATCGTGGACGGCCTCTGGGGTTACGAAGCAGGCCAGTCCGGAGTTGGCGACATCTTCGGTTGGTTCACCAAGAACGGCGTACCGCCGGAGTACCACCAGGCAGCCACAGACCAAGGCCTGGGCATCCACGAATACCTGACCGAACTCGCGGAGAAGCAGGCGATCGGCGAGCACGGCCTGATCGCGTTGGACTGGCATTCGGGCAACCGCTCAGTGCTGGTGGACCACGAGCTCTCCGGCGTGGTGGTGGGCCAAACCTTGGCTACCAAGCCTGAGGACACCTACAGGGCGTTGCTGGAAGCCACCGCTTTTGGCACCCGCACCATCGTGGACGCGTTCCGCGATTCGGGTGTTCCGGTCAAGGAATTCATCGTGGCCGGAGGGCTTTTGAAGAACACATTCCTGATGCAGGTCTACGCCGACATCACTGGCCTGCAGCTCTCCACCATCGGTTCCGAGCAAGGTCCCGCGCTGGGCTCGGCCATCCACGCAGCTGTCGCAGCCGGGAAATACAAAGACATCCGCGAAGCTGCAGCCTCCATGGCAGCAGCTCCCGGCGCGGTCTACACACCCATCCCTGAAAACGTGGCGGCCTACGAGGTCCTCTTCCAGGAATACAAAACCCTGCACGACTACTTCGGCCGCGGCACCAACAACGTCATGCACCGCCTCAAAGCCATCCAACGCGCC